The Polynucleobacter sp. JS-JIR-5-A7 region GAGCCAATCACTCTTAGCAAGTCCTGCTTTACTTCATGCGCTGGGCAAGCAGGATAACCTGGCGCTGGACGAATACCACGATATTCTTCATTGATCATCTGATCGTTGGTTAAAAGCTCATCTGTTGCATAGCCCCACAAATCAGTTCGCACGCGATGGTGCATTAGTTCTGCAAACGCTTCAGCCAAACGATCTGCTAGAGCCTTCAACATAATGGCACTGTAGTCATCATGCTTTACCTGAAACTCAGCAACTTTCTTTTCAACACCATGGCCAGTAGTCACTGCGAAGCAGCCAAGATAGTCAGCCACACCAGAATCTTTTGGCGCTACGTAATCTGCTAGACAACGATTAGGTCTGCGCGCACCATCGACCACTGGGCGTTCAGACTGTTGGCGCAAATTGTGCCAAACAAATAATGGATGTTGGCGAGCCTCATCGCTATATAAAACAATATCATCACCCACTGTATTGGCCGGGTAAAAAGCGACCACAGCATCAGCTTGAAGCCATTGACCCTTCACCAACTTATCCAACATAGCCTGAGCATCGGCATGCACTTTGCGTGCCTCTACTCCAACTACCTCATCATCCAAAATAGCCGGAAATTTTCCTGCTAAATCCCAAGTTTGAAAGAATGGTGTCCAATCGATGTATTTAGCAATATCACTCAGTGCAAAGTTTTTAAAAACGCGGCGTCCAATAAACTTTGGCTTTTCTGGAACGTAGCTAGACCAATCAATCATCTCGCGATTTTTACGAGCAGCTTCTAAGGAAATGGTTGGGGCAGCCTTCTTGTTGGCATGTTGCTCACGAATACGGACATAATCATCGCGCAAGTCTTGAATAAACTTCTTAGCACTTTCATCAGAGAGCAAGCTTGAGGCAACCGATACCGAACGCGAGGCGTCTGGCACATAAACCACCGGGCCATCATAATGCGGAGCAATCTTCACGGCAGTATGAACACGAGAAGTAGTAGCGCCACCAATCATTAAAGGAATTTGACGCTCACGGAAATAATCATCGCGCTGCATCTCTTGCGCAACATAAGTCATCTCTTCAAGTGATGGCGTAATTAGTCCTGATAAGCCAACAATGTCAGCATTTTCTTCTTTAGCACGCTTCAGAATTTCTGCACAGGGTACCATCACACCCATATTAGCCACTTCAAAGTTATTACATTGCAGAACTACTGTCACAATATTTTTACCAATATCATGGACGTCACCTTTAACGGTAGCCATCACGATCTTGCCCTTAGCTTTCGCTTCGCCACCAGCAGCAATGTGCTGACGCTTTTCTTCTTCAATGTAAGGAATCAGAATGGCAACCGCTTGTTTCATCACACGAGCGCTCTTTACGACCTGGGGCAAGAACATTTTGCCGGCGCCGAATAAGTCGCCAACTACGTTCATACCATCCATCAGAGGGCCTTCAATAACCTCAATTGGCCTACCGCCTGCGCCCATAATTTCCGCACGCAGCTCTTCGGTATCTTCTTCGATAAATGTGGTGATGCCATGAACCAAAGCATGCGTTAAACGATCGCGCACTAGGTTATCGCGCCAGACCAAGTTCTCAATCTGCTTAGTACCATCGCCTTTGAATTGATCGGCAATAGCCAGCAATCTCTCAGTTGGCGTTTGGCCATCTTTATCTTTAAAGCGGTTTAGCACGACATCTTCAACGCGCTCACGCAACTCAGGATCTAAATCTGCATAGACACCTAATTGACCAGCATTGACGATGCCCATATCCATGCCTGCTTGGATAGCGTGATACAGGAATACCGTATGAATAGCCTCGCGTACTCGATCATTGCCGCGGAAAGAGAAGCTCACATTCGAAACGCCACCACTGACCTTAGCGCCCGGCAGATTTTCTTTAATCCAGCGAGTAGCGTTAATAAAATCGACTGCGTAGTTATCGTGCTCTTCAATGCCCGTGGCAATCGCAAAGATATTAGGATCAAAAATAATATCTTCGGCTGGAAAGCCGATTTCATTGACTAAGATGCTGTAGCAACGCTGACAAATCTCGGTCTTGCGCTTAAAGGTATCAGCTTGACCGACTTCATCAAACGCCATCACTACCGAAGCAGCGCCATAGCGACGGATCAAGCGAGCTTGTTTACGAAAAGATTCTTCGCCTTCTTTTAAGGAAATCGAATTCACAATCGGTTTCCCTTGAATACATTTCAGCCCTGCTTCAATCACACTCCACTTAGAAGAATCGATCATGATGGGCACGCGAGCAATGTCAGGCTCGGAGGCAATCAGATTTAAGAAGCGCGTCATCGCCGCTTCTGAATCCAACATGGCCTCATCCATATTGATATCAATGACTTGAGCACCGCTTTCAACTTGCTGGCGAGCCACTACTAGCGCCTCATCAAATTGATTATTCAAAATCATCCGAGAAAATGCTTTAGATCCAGTTACGTTAGTACGCTCACCAATATTCACGAAACCGACAGCAGAAGTTACATTGAAGGGCTCAAGGCCAGAAAGTTTCATTGCTGGCATTGTTTGTTTATCTATCTTGCTCATGCTGATTCCTCTGCATTTTCACGATAGAACGCGCGCGGTTTACGCTTCGCAACGGCATTAGCAATTGCCCGAATGTGATCGGGTGTAGTGCCACAGCAACCACCGACCAAATTCACGAAGCCATCTTTTGCAAAACCATCCACTAGACCTGATGTGATATCAGGCGTCTCATCAAAGCCCGTGTCGCTCATTGGATTTGGTAGACCTGCATTGGGGTAGCAAGACACTGCTGTATCGCAGATACGTGAAAGCTCTGCGATATAAGGGCGCATTAATGCAGCACCGAGAGCACAGTTCAATCCAAATGTTAGTGGCTTGATGTGGCGCAAACTATTCCAGAACGCTTCAACTGTTTGACCAGAGAGAATGCGGCCAGAGGCATCA contains the following coding sequences:
- the metH gene encoding methionine synthase, whose protein sequence is MSKIDKQTMPAMKLSGLEPFNVTSAVGFVNIGERTNVTGSKAFSRMILNNQFDEALVVARQQVESGAQVIDINMDEAMLDSEAAMTRFLNLIASEPDIARVPIMIDSSKWSVIEAGLKCIQGKPIVNSISLKEGEESFRKQARLIRRYGAASVVMAFDEVGQADTFKRKTEICQRCYSILVNEIGFPAEDIIFDPNIFAIATGIEEHDNYAVDFINATRWIKENLPGAKVSGGVSNVSFSFRGNDRVREAIHTVFLYHAIQAGMDMGIVNAGQLGVYADLDPELRERVEDVVLNRFKDKDGQTPTERLLAIADQFKGDGTKQIENLVWRDNLVRDRLTHALVHGITTFIEEDTEELRAEIMGAGGRPIEVIEGPLMDGMNVVGDLFGAGKMFLPQVVKSARVMKQAVAILIPYIEEEKRQHIAAGGEAKAKGKIVMATVKGDVHDIGKNIVTVVLQCNNFEVANMGVMVPCAEILKRAKEENADIVGLSGLITPSLEEMTYVAQEMQRDDYFRERQIPLMIGGATTSRVHTAVKIAPHYDGPVVYVPDASRSVSVASSLLSDESAKKFIQDLRDDYVRIREQHANKKAAPTISLEAARKNREMIDWSSYVPEKPKFIGRRVFKNFALSDIAKYIDWTPFFQTWDLAGKFPAILDDEVVGVEARKVHADAQAMLDKLVKGQWLQADAVVAFYPANTVGDDIVLYSDEARQHPLFVWHNLRQQSERPVVDGARRPNRCLADYVAPKDSGVADYLGCFAVTTGHGVEKKVAEFQVKHDDYSAIMLKALADRLAEAFAELMHHRVRTDLWGYATDELLTNDQMINEEYRGIRPAPGYPACPAHEVKQDLLRVIGSEDIGMTLTESMAMNPASSVSGFYMAHPDAQYFNVGKMSSDQVEDLAQRRGQSVEDVRRQLASLID